From Pyrenophora tritici-repentis strain M4 chromosome 1, whole genome shotgun sequence, the proteins below share one genomic window:
- a CDS encoding F-box multi-domain protein, with amino-acid sequence MDARNDKHDFTTTQSTAPTLPTELWLQILEQADTHDLWVSVRQTSRAFKDYVERIFVSMHLPELSNSLALPRRDPITGELRWPGEAIPRG; translated from the coding sequence ATGGACGCACGGAATGACAAGCACGACTTCACCACCACGCAGTCAACAGCGCCGACACTTCCCACCGAACTGTGGTTGCAAATTCTGGAACAAGCGGATACGCATGATCTCTGGGTGAGTGTGCGCCAAACTTCGCGAGCGTTCAAAGACTACGTAGAGCGGATATTTGTATCGATGCATCTTCCTGAACTATCAAACTCGCTAGCACTTCCACGTCGCGACCCGATAACGGGTGAGCTTAGATGGCCTGGCGAGGCCATACCCCGGGGTTAA
- a CDS encoding Gag-spuma domain containing protein → MRFSTILPMLLAAGIANAQVNGQNNGQNNGQNNGQNNGQNNGQNNGQNNGQNNGQNNGQNNGQNNGQNNALCLNPNNVQANSNSDGLGDNAEAGQAASATDPANFINFCTGKTLTNGLQVRAGSCNSIVMGDIPAVGNMVSTIFTNPKNGDTVGENSAITFSVKINNLVAGSFTNPDNTYYAAPQALSGGNVVGHTHITVQDMGGNENPQNPLDAQTFAFFKGINDAGQNGVLSADLAAGLPAGVYRACTITSASNHQNVIMPVAQRGPQDDCIRFTVGNANNGQNNGQNNGQNNGQNNGQNNGQNNGQNNGQNNGGQKGAPGGRPQGQRQKGRSPGFGGRRGRFGRRSFAEREFVA, encoded by the exons ATGCGCTTCTCAACTATCCTCCCTATGCTGCTTGCAGCCGGTATCGCCAATGCCCAGGTCAACGGACAGAACAATGGTCAAAACAACGGCCAGAACAACGGCCAGAACAACGGCCAGAACAACGGTCAGAACAACGGACAGAACAATGGACAAAACAACGGTCAGAACAATGGTCAAAACAACGGCCAGAACAACGGACAGAACAACGCTCTGTGCCTCAACCCCAACAATGTCCAGGCGAACAGCAACTCTGACGGTCTCGGAGACAACGCAGAAGCAGGCCAGGCTGCTTCCGCTAC GGACCCTGCCAACTTCATCAACTTCTGCACGGGCAAGACACTGACCAACGGTCTTCAAGTCAGGGCGGGTTCTTGTAACTCCATTG TCATGGGAGATATTCCTGCTGTCGGCAACATGGTGTCTACCATTTTCACCAACCCCAAGAACGGTGACACCGTCGGTGAAAACTCAGCCATTACCTTCTCTGTCAAGATCAACAACTTGGTGGCTGGGTCCTTCACCAACCCCGACAACACTTACTACGCCGCTCCCCAGGCTCTGTCGGGCGGCAATGTCGTCGGTCACACCCATATCACCGTTCAGGACATGGGTGGCAATGAAAACCCGCAAAACCCCCTTGATGCCCAGACTTTTGCTTTCTTCAAGGGTATCAACGATGCTGGTCAGAATGGCGTTCTCTCTGCCGATCTCGCTGCCGGTCTCCCTGCAGGTGTCTACCGTGCCTGCACTATCACTTCTGCTTCCAACCATCAAAACGTAATCATGCCCGTTGCTCAGCGTGGTCCCCAGGATGACTGTATCCGATTCACTGTTGGTAACGCCAACAACGGTCAGAACAATGGTCAGAACAACGGTCAAAACAATGGTCAGAACAACGGTCAAAACAACGGACAGAACAACGGACAGAACAACGGTCAGAACAACGGCGGCCAGAAGGGCGCACCCGGCGGAAGGCCCCAAGGTCAGAGGCAGAAGGGACGCTCGCCCGGCTTCGGTGGACGCCGTGGACGCTTTGGACGCCGCAGCTTCGCCGAGCGTGAGTTTGTTGCTTAA
- a CDS encoding acetyltransferase: protein MHDPIADAKAQEATQQYTFRIATPADIPSLQQMIGDSLRALGKGYYTQAELDGSIGYLFGPDSVLIHDQTYFILHPVAQPETICACGGWSFRKTLYGGDSAPSPLRMPEKRNPACDRASIRAIFTSPSFARRGLGTMMMRYCEARAKEGKKGETAGFTRLEMGATLSGVALYEKCGYARSGREDVVSCPNGESIRILHMTKDLVEDKASGHPNTSAAHAQQYYLMSQQRNVQQAYTEGDIILAISDITSNQVPSVKRAAAIYNVPRTTVRRRRAGQRSRRDCEPNSKRLTKLEEEAIVQRVLEESSRGIPPSKAHVQDMADRLLRERGGKPTGKNWVDNFIKRTPELQTRWSRP from the exons ATGCACGACCCAATAGCCGACGCAAAAGCCCAAGAAGCAACTCAACAATACACGTTCCGCATCGCAACACCAGCCGACATACCTTCCCTCCAACAAATGATCGGAGACTCGTTGCGCGCACTAGGAAAAGGGTACTACACACAAGCCGAGCTCGACGGCTCAATAGGCTATCTCTTCGGCCCCGACTCCGTGTTAATCCATGACCA AACATACTTCATCCTCCACCCAGTCGCACAGCCTGAGACAATATGTGCATGCGGTGGATGGTCATTTAGAAAAACGCTGTACGGCGGCGACTCTGCGCCCTCGCCCCTGCGTATGCCAGAGAAGCGCAACCCGGCCTGTGACCGTGCCAGCATCCGCGCCATCTTCACTTCTCCCTCGTTCGCGCGCCGCGGGCTGGGGACCATGATGATGCGGTACTGCGAGGCGCGCGCCAAAGAGGGTAAAAAGGGCGAGACGGCAGGGTTTACGAGACTGGAGATGGGTGCTACGCTGAGTGGGGTGGCGCTTTACGAAAAGTGTGGATATGCCAGGAGCGGCAGAGAGGATGTAGTTAGCTGTCCTAACGGGGAGAGTATTAGGATTCTGCACATGACGAAAGATCTGGTCGAAGATAAGG CGAGTGGCCACCCCAACACCAGCGCAGCGCACGCGCAGCAATATTATCTTATgtctcaacaacgcaacgTACAACAAGCTTATACTGAAGGAGATATAATCCTAGCGATCTCTGATATTACATCGAACCAGGTTCCAAGTGTAAAACGTGCTGCAGCAATCTACAACGTCCCCCGAACGACCGTACGCCGGCGACGCGCCGGACAACGCTCTCGACGCGACTGCGAGCCGAACTCAAAGCGCCTTACAAAACTAGAGGAGGAGGCAATTGTGCAGCGTGTACTTGAAGAGAGTTCACGTGGAATACCGCCCTCAAAGGCGCATGTACAAGATATGGCGGATAGACTGCTAAGGGAGCGTGGTGGGAAGCCTACAGGCAAGAACTGGGTTGATAACTTCATCAAGCGTACACCAGAGCTGCAAACGCGATGGAGCCGTCC
- a CDS encoding Membrane-bound metallopeptidase, translated as MSPNTDSYTRVLIVTLKSPPVRKSTSQISELTGVHPRTVISKWTSAMDRTRHLADSESKYRLYFELLHRKITEYHLEARDIYNMDEKGFLIGLIGRSKRIFSRRQWEKKEVRASLQDGSREFLTVLACCCADGSSLPPSLIYASAKGAIRSSWVEDIKAGEHDIFVSSSPTGWSNNNIGLAWLEQVFDRCTKQRSGRWRLLILDGHGSHVTMEFIKYCDRHSILLMILPPHSTHTLQPLDVVLFKPLSQAYFNELTNHLHKAQGLVPIKKGDFFPLFWSAWISSFTENLILKAFEATGIWPIDANVILRRFASTPEAERSSSSGLSDHDWRKIDRLVRAAVTDSHQYEARKLRSSVHHLSVQNELLKHENEGLKEALQHKKKHRKKGKALDLQQRQEYHGGSVFWSPRKLREARARKAVRERDETEEKLQKAWAKKQRKEAQLQRQVELEEKRVERQRLKEMREVERAEKAAERARKVEAQHQKKYIQQAQQRKRKASQVLSPSNKRQKRAGAAHAGVQAGDELSATPAKVTSRGRNVNSHKNIDSTS; from the coding sequence ATGTCTCCTAATACTGATTCTTACACCCGTGTCTTAATTGTGACGTTAAAGTCACCTCCTGTACGCAAGTCTACGTCACAGATCTCAGAGCTGACTGGTGTTCATCCTCGTACGGtcatctcaaagtggaccagcgccatggatcgtacgcgccacctggctgattctgagtcaaagtatagactctacttcgagctgctgcatcgaaagatcaccgaataccaccttgaggctcgagatatatacaatatggatgagaagggcttcttgattggcttgataggcagaagcaagagaatattcagcaggcgtcaatgggagaagaaggaggttcgagcatctctccaggatggatcacgcgagtttctgacagtcctggcctgctgctgcgccgatgggagctcgctgcccCCAAGCCTCATCTACGCATCTGCGAAAGGAGCTATACGATCAAGTTGGGTAGAGgatatcaaggcaggagaacatgatatctttgtctcatcatctccaacaggctggtcaaacaATAACATTGGTCTAGCTTGGCTtgagcaggtgtttgatcgctgtacaaagcagcgatcagggagatggagattactcatccttgatggccatggatctcatgtcacgatggagtttatcaagtactgcgatcgccatagcattctcctcatgatccttcctccccattcgactcacacgctccagccgctcgATGTAGTGCTATTtaagccactctctcaagcctacttCAACGAGCTCACCAATCatctccataaggctcaaggcctcgtcccaatcaagaaaggagacttcttcccactcttctggagcgcatggatatcctccttcacagagaACCTtatattgaaggccttcgaagctactgggatctggccgatagatgccaacgttatccttcgtagatttgccagcacgccagaagctgagagaagctcatcgtcagggctctctgatcatgatTGGAGAAAGATAGATCGATTAGTTCGAGCTGCTGTCActgatagccatcagtatgaggcaagaaagctgcgtTCAAGCGTCCACCATCTCTCTGTTCAGAatgagcttttaaagcatgagaatgagggcttaaaggaggctcttcaacacaaaaagaagcacaggaagaagggcaaagctcttgaccttcaacagcgccaggagtatcacggtggctctgtcttctggtctcctcgcaagttgcgtgaggctcgagctagaaaagcagtacgggagcgagatgagacggaggagaaactccaaaaagcatgggccaagaagcagcgtaAGGAGGCtcaactgcagcgtcaagttgagctcgaggagaagcgtgtaGAGAGGCAGAGGCTCAAAGAGATGAGGGAGgttgagcgagctgagaaagcagctgaacgcgcgcgcaaagttgaagctcaacaccagaaaaaATATAtccaacaagctcaacaacgcaagcgTAAAGCCTCACAAGTACTCTCACCAAGtaacaagcgtcaaaaacgcgctGGCGCTGCT
- a CDS encoding epimerase, PhzC-PhzF protein, which produces MSDKLCLPAMTSSSKLEFVTLDVFTAKPYEGNPLAIVRIPNGHILSQDQKQTVAREFNLSETTFLHEKTTATEDDEWTVDIFMTTKELPFAGHPTVGTACYVLGRTARERGIESGTMNAQFNLKAGKVDLEYDVAKMTVKAAIPHDVHVHKKRCSKNEILAWQPQLAEAYQQGKTQAHNDFPVVSIVKGMTFVLVELENEEALSMVSLAGQALVVDGLNPDWCDVLTGTYFFVRTGKGEDGTIRLRTRMIEGALEDPATGSAASDLAAYLSLTEGGSSETLRYEITQGVEMGRRSEILIEIDLTQDRNISKLYLKGGAVEVMEGRLTI; this is translated from the exons ATGTCGGACAAGCTATGCTTGCCCG CCATGACATCATCTTCCAAGCTGGAGTTTGTGACCCTGGACGTGTTCACGGCCAAGCCGTATGAAGGAAATCCACTGGCTATTGTGCGAATCCCGAATGGCCACATTCTCAGCCAGGATCAAAAGCAGACAGTCGCAAGAGAATTCAACCTCTCAGAGACAACATTCTTACACGAGAAAACTACAGCCACCGAAGACGATGAATGGACAGTCGATATCTTCATGACGACCAAAGAACTTCCCTTCGCGGGTCATCCGACAGTAGGCACAGCATGTTATGTTCTCGGAAGAACTGCTCGGGAGCGCGGTATTGAAAGTGGCACGATGAATGCACAGTTCAACTTAAAAGCTGGGAAGGTAGATCTGGAATACG ACGTGGCGAAGATGACGGTAAAGGCAGCGATACCCCATGACGT CCATGTTCACAAGAAGAGATGCAGCAAGAATGAGATTTTGGCGTGGCAGCCTCAACTGGCAGAAGCTTACCAACAAGGCAAGACCCAGGCTCACAACGACTTTCCAGTTGTCTCGATTGTCAAAGGCATGACCTTTGTTCTAGTCGAACTAGAAAATGAAGAGGCGCTGAGCATGGTATCGCTGGCTGGACAAGCTCTGGTAGTCGACGGCTTGAATCCGGATTGGTGCGACGTGTTGACCGGAACGTACTTTTTCGTGCGAACGGGGAAGGGCGAGGACGGAACAATAAGACTGAGGACAAGAATGATCGAGGGGGCTTTGGAAGATCCAGCGACCGGAAGCGCCGCTAGCGACCTGGCAGCTTATCTCTCGTTAACAGAAGGTGGGAGCAGTGAGACGTTGAGATACGAGATAACACAAGGTGTGGAAATGGGACGACGGAGCGAAATCTTAATCGAGATCGACTTAACACAGGATCGGAACATCTCTAAGCTTTATCTCAAAGGCGGTGCCGTGGAGGTGATGGAAGGGCGACTGACCATCTAA
- a CDS encoding PgpB, Membrane-associated phospholipid phosphatase, with amino-acid sequence MTNKSYLAFLDNGAASDMLSRSNVPGLSALPSLIPHRVRRKWRATKSRIRSRQTPTSSIASLETSFSPSDTLRSLRTHSWSIYDAQYLFLAIVAIFSLSVSEAPGPFAKTFIATLLMTGLCLPITRQFLLPLLPTLTWLFLFSSCKYISADYRPAIWVRVLPALENILYGANLSNILSAHKHTVLDILAWLPYGVVHYVSPVIVSACMFIWGPPGTLPIWARAFGYMNITAVLIQIVFPCSPPWYENSYGLAPANYSIPGDAAGLKAIDKLTGIDIYTSTFLASPMVFGAFPSLHSGWATLETLFMGHVFPKLFPVYVGYTMWLWWSTMYFSHHYAVDLVAGSLLAGICYFFGRAKFLPRPQSDKEFRWDYDYVEVGDPMDGAGYNMLDIYEEFQPHSDSDDWASGSSSSYSTGGRSPVGARSPTDDSQSLWEGDTVGSDTEHTVRKD; translated from the exons ATGACGAACAAGAGTTACCTCGCCTTTCTCGACAACGGCGCCGCTTCCGATATGCTCTCACGCTCAAATGTCCCGGGCCTGTCGGCCTTGCCCAGTCTTATTCCCCACCGCGTCCGCCGCAAGTGGAGGGCCACCAAGTCGCGTATACGCAGTCGCCAGACGCCAACATCATCCATTGCCTCGCTCGAGACGTCCTTTTCCCCCTCGGACACGCTGCGCTCGCTGCGCACCCATTCGTGGTCAATATACGATGCTCAGTACCTGTTTCTGGCTATTGTCGCCATCTTCTCCCTCTCCGTGAGCGAGGCGCCGGGCCCGTTTGCAAAGACGTTTATCGCGACGCTGCTTATGACTGGCCTCTGCCTGCCCATCACCCGCCAATTCTTGCTCCCATTGCTTCCCACACTTACCTGGCTATTTCTCTTCTCTAGCTGCAA ATACATTTCCGCAGACTACCGCCCTGCTATCTGGGTTCGCGTGCTTCCCGCCCTCGAGAACATCCTCTACGGTGCCAACCTGAGCAACATCTTGTCCGCCCATAAGCACACCGTTCTTGACATTCTTGCCTGGTTGCCTTACGGTGTCGTACATTATGTCTCGCCTGTTATCGTCAGCGCATGCATGTTCATTTGGGGTCCTCCTGGCACCCTTCCCATCTGGGCTCGTGCTTTCGGCTACATGAACATCACAGCTGTGCTGATTCAGATCGTCTTCCCATGCTCCCCGCCATGGTACGAGAACTCGTACGGATTGGCCCCCGCCAACTACAGCATTCCCGGAGATGCTGCAGGTCTCAAGGCCATTGACAAGCTCACTGGCATCGACATCTACACCTCGACCTTCCTCGCCTCGCCCATGGTCTTTGGCGCTTTCCCCTCCCTGCACTCAGGATGGGCCACTCTCGAGACGTTGTTTATGGGACACGTTTTCCCCAAGCTGTTCCCCGTCTACGTTGGCTACACCATGTGGCTGTGGTGGTCGACCATGTACTTTTCCCACCACTACGCCGTTGACCTGGTCGCTGGCAGTCTGC TTGCCGGTATCTGCTACTTCTTCGGCCGAGCCAAGTTTCTCCCCCGCCCGCAATCTGACAAAGAGTTCCGTTGGGACTACGACTACGTCGAGGTCGGCGACCCCATGGACGGTGCTGGCTACAACATGCTCGACATCTACGAGGAATTCCAGCCTCACTCGGATTCGGACGACTGGGCCAGTGGCTCATCGTCATCCTACTCCACTGGTGGACGAAGCCCGGTCGGCGCTCGATCGCCCACCGACGACAGCCAAAGCCTCTGGGAAGGCGACACCGTTGGGTCCGATACGGAACACACGGTCCGCAAGGATTAA
- a CDS encoding Atrophin-1 multi-domain protein, with protein sequence MPLQSLDTGWDFSSVIDLIDSGAHDTSSPALRPAAPAETSASQDGGVRLGSFSKLFESLGFTDDAPAPLPPLDPDSELSNSDDVLLPSPVLQPPRTPAKHEPEVEEQATNNTGLTKTQRKKARRRAEKEIEAELARQRVIQETLDQLAEDREQIDRQAQRASMRKQLSELVNTPKTDIDAPETPCKTSRAHSRSNVGAKLKPTTPSLALESDSTDAYRDQPQHPKTTDARISILKRPCALQVEALQPKTPTARPSILKRPSAPQPETPQQPQKVPVVVPSTAPAPNHPQYTTFGTLAPPQYVLAELQQPVQYTTPIHHGLVPRTVRPVTLPRTVSQPALAVQLPTTLTPNVVSFSGRRPPVTIRSQVDRHFNLLHKLLNTFPEDRKWLLAPMQLLNERSSSHGLHVFVDASNIIIGLKDMLRYHGLQHNSYDMSFDSLALLMERRRPVAKRFFAGSHREANPLPHVAKLVETSKAVGYDSVMQEQVLIVREDSEKKKFFNDVKKMGWHRATQLRSGSGSDSETGAPTPKTPSAPKWVEQGVDEILHLKMCQSIIDCEVPSTMVLATGDGAVAEMSDGFLAHVERALKRGWKVELISWGQQINSGYRKRQFRAKWAEQFTIIGLDQFLEDLIDTP encoded by the coding sequence ATGCCTTTGCAGTCTCTCGACACCGGCTGGGACTTTAGCTCCGTTATCGATCTGATCGACTCGGGCGCCCATGACACCAGCTCCCCGGCACTTCGGCCTGCGGCACCAGCCGAGACTTCCGCATCGCAAGACGGAGGAGTACGGCTAGGAAGCTTCTCCAAGCTGTTCGAGAGCCTTGGCTTTACGGATGACGCTCCAGCTCCACTACCACCACTCGACCCCGACTCCGAACTGAGTAACTCGGACGATGTCTTACTGCCGTCTCCAGTCCTCCAGCCTCCGCGTACCCCTGCCAAGCATGAACCGGAGGTGGAAGAACAGGCAACCAACAACACGGGTTTGACAAAGACTCAGCGCAAGAAGGCCCGCAGACGCGCCGAGAAAGAAATAGAAGCAGAATTAGCTCGCCAACGGGTTATACAAGAGACTTTGGATCAGCTTGCGGAGGATCGGGAGCAGATAGACCGCCAAGCGCAACGCGCTTCAATGCGGAAGCAGCTGAGCGAGCTTGTCAACACCCCAAAGACAGACATCGATGCGCCAGAAACACCATGCAAGACATCCCGAGCACATTCACGATCCAACGTAGGCGCAAAACTCAAGCCCACGACTCCTAGTCTGGCGCTAGAATCAGACTCGACCGATGCTTATCGTGATCAGCCGCAGCATCCCAAGACGACCGACGCTCGTATAAGCATACTGAAGCGACCTTGTGCACTGCAAGTTGAGGCTCTGCAACCCAAGACACCTACAGCTCGCCCGAGCATACTGAAGCGACCTTCCGCACCACAGCCCGAGACTCCTCAGCAACCCCAGAAAGTGCCCGTTGTCGTCCCATCTACTGCTCCAGCACCAAACCACCCCCAGTACACGACATTTGGCACTCTAGCACCGCCTCAATACGTACTGGCCGAACTGCAACAGCCGGTTCAGTATACTACACCAATACACCATGGACTTGTGCCGCGAACTGTTCGACCTGTTACTTTACCCAGGACCGTTTCTCAGCCTGCACTGGCTGTACAGCTACCTACTACACTAACTCCGAATGTTGTTTCATTTAGCGGAAGGCGACCACCAGTCACGATTAGATCTCAAGTAGACCGTCATTTCAATTTGCTTCACAAGCTGTTGAACACGTTCCCTGAGGATCGAAAGTGGTTGCTGGCGCCGATGCAGCTCCTCAACGAGCGATCGTCTAGTCATGGGCTGCATGTATTCGTTGACGCCTCTAATATCATAATTGGCCTCAAAGATATGCTTCGGTACCATGGGCTGCAGCACAACTCTTATGACATGTCTTTTGACAGCCTTGCGTTGTTGATGGAGCGGCGTCGACCTGTTGCAAAGCGGTTCTTTGCTGGCTCACACCGCGAAGCTAACCCCCTTCCACATGTAGCGAAGCTTGTTGAGACATCGAAAGCAGTCGGTTACGACAGTGTTATGCAAGAGCAAGTGCTGATTGTCCGCGAAGATTCAGAGAAGAAGAAATTCTTCAACGACGTCAAGAAGATGGGCTGGCACAGAGCTACTCAATTACGCAGCGGCAGCGGCAGCGACTCTGAAACGGGAGCGCCGACTCCGAAGACACCATCAGCCCCGAAATGGGTTGAGCAAGGTGTTGACGAGATTCTTCACTTGAAGATGTGCCAAAGCATTATTGATTGCGAAGTGCCCAGCACCATGGTATTGGCAACGGGCGATGGAGCGGTGGCGGAAATGTCGGATGGCTTCCTTGCACATGTTGAGCGTGCGTTGAAGCGGGGCTGGAAAGTCGAACTGATCAGCTGGGGACAGCAGATCAATAGCGGATACAGGAAGAGGCAGTTCAGAGCCAAATGGGCGGAACAGTTCACGATTATCGGACTGGATCAATTCCTGGAAGATCTCATTGACACGCCATAG
- a CDS encoding clathrin binding protein, giving the protein MAVNRIRGAFAPPRKGETFELRAGLVSQYAYERKEAIQKTIMSMTLGKDVSALFPDVLKNIATADLDQKKLVYLYLMNYAKSHPDLCILAVNTFVQDSEDPNPLIRALAIRTMGCIRVDKMTDYMEEPLRKTLRDESPYVRKTAALCVAKLFDLAPAMCLENGFLEQLQELVGDPNPMVVANSVTALVEIQEAAPETKALVITSQQLKKMLLALNECTEWGRVTLLTTLADYKAVDIKEAEHICERVVPQFQHVNPSVVLAAVKVVFLHMRNISPEMMKSYTKKMAPPLVTLVSSAPEVQYVALRNIDLLLQKQPDILSKEMRVFFCKYNDPPYLKMTKLEIMVRIANDKNVDQLLAELKEYAMEVDMDFVRRAVKAIGQVAIKIESASEKCVNTLLDLINTKVNYVVQEAIVVIKDIFRKYPGYEGIIPTLCQCIDELDEPNARASLIWIVGEYAEKINNAGEILSNFVDTFAEEFTQTQLQILTAVVKLFLKKPDQAQGLVTKVLQAATADNDNPDIRDRAYVYWRLLSSDPQITKDIVLSDKPPITSTIRSLPPQLLESLLTELSTLASVYHKPPEAFLGQGRFGAEAMQRAAIEEQQEEARENPIAAAAAAAGGQAPTNMENLLDIDFDGSAPASMQKQPGFGASGLEGLAGTPQRVGSPAVNAPAPAQSNMDDLMGLFGDGGGAAPAPSAQMGNDDIMNGFASMSMDTNQPPPATQQLGGDQSKKSNQDLLDLF; this is encoded by the exons ATGGCCGTCAACAGGATAAGAGGCGCATTTGCGCCACCGCGCAAAGGAGAGACATTTGAATTGAGGGCAGGTCTGGT GTCTCAATATGCTTACGAACG GAAAGAAGCCATTCAGAAGACCATCATGTCCATGACGCTGGGCAAAGATGTGTCGGCACTGTTTCCTGATGTACTCAAGAACATTGCAACCGCCGACTTGGATCAGAAAAAGCTCGTATATCTATACCTCAT GAACTATGCAAAATCGCATCCCGACCTCTGTATCCTCGCCGTAAATACTTTTGTACAAGACTCGGAAGACCCAAATCCCCTTATACGAGCATTGGCGATTCGGACAATGGGCTGCATTCGTGTGGATAAGATGACCGACTATATGGAGGAGCCTCTGCGGAAAACGTTGAGAGACGAGTCGCCATATGTCAGGAAAACAGCGGCCTTGTGCGTAGCTAAACTCTTCGATCTCGCGCCCGCCATGTGCTTGGAGAACGGCTTCCTCGAACAGTTGCAGGAACTAGTTGGCGACCCAAATCCCATGGTAGTCGCAAACTCGGTCACAGCCCTGGTCGAGATTCAAGAAGCAGCCCCGGAAACAAAGGCCCTCGTCATTACGTCGCAACAGCTCAAGAAGATGCTTTTGGCGCTGAACGAGTGTACAGAATGGGGTAGGGTGACTTTGCTCACCACTCTGGCCGACTACAAGGCAGTAGATATCAAAGAGGCAGAGCACATTTGCGAACGAGTCGTTCCACAGTTCCAGCACGTCAACCCCAGTGTGGTTCTTGCAGCCGTCAAGGTCGTCTTTCTACACATGCGAAACATCTCTCCCGAGATGATGAAGTCGTACACGAAGAAGATGGCACCGCCGCTAG TTACACTCGTTTCGTCTGCACCAGAAGTACAGTATGTCGCGCTACGGAATATCGACCTACTCCTCCAAAAGCAACCCGATATCCTTAGCAAAGAAATGCGCGTCTTCTTCTGCAAATACAACGATCCACCATATCTCAAGATGACGAAACTGGAGATCATGGTACGGATAGCCAACGACAAAAACGTAGATCAGCTACTAGCAGAACTGAAGGAGTACGCTATGGAGGTAGACATGGACTTTGTGCGACGTGCCGTCAAAGCCATTGGACAAGTTGCGATCAAGATCGAAAGCGCGAGCGAGAAGTGTGTCAACACACTGCTTGACCTCATCAACACCAAGGTCAACTACGTCGTCCAGGAAGCGATCGTGGTCATCAAAGACATCTTCCGAAAATACCCCGGTTACGAAGGCATAATACCGACACTGTGCCAGTGCATAGATGAGCTGGATGAGCCCAATGCGAGAGCATCCCTTATATGGATTGTTGGAGAATACGCAGAGAAGATCAACAACGCCGGCGAGATATTGTCAAATTTCGTGGACACCTTTGCCGAAGAATTCACTCAG ACACAACTCCAAATCCTCACAGCTGTTGTCAAGCTTTTCCTAAAGAAACCAGATCAAGCCCAAGGCTTAGTGACCAAAGTCTTGCAAGCTGCTACTGCAGACAATGACAACCCGGATATCCGAGACCGAGCTTATGTCTACTGGCGACTGCTTTCCAGCGACCCACAGATTACCAAGGACATTGTACTTTCCGACAAACCACCAATCACATCCACAATACGCTCACTACCCCCTCAATTGTTGGAGAGTCTGCTCACAGAACTATCAACACTGGCATCAGTCTACCACAAGCCACCAGAGGCCTTCCTCGGACAAGGCCGATTCGGCGCAGAGGCAATGCAACGGGCTGCGATCGAGGAGCAACAAGAAGAGGCACGAGAAAACCCGATCGCTGCAGCCGCAGCAGCAGCTGGCGGACAAGCGCCAACAAACATGGAGAATCTCTTGGACATTGACTTCGATGGCTCGGCTCCTGCTTCGATGCAAAAGCAACCTGGCTTTGGAGCTTCCGGTTTGGAGGGCCTTGCAGGTACCCCACAACGTGTTGGATCCCCGGCTGTCAATGCGCCTGCGCCGGCACAATCAAACATGGATGATTTGATGGGTCTGTTCGGTGACGGAGGAGGAGCGGCCCCTGCTCCAAGCGCACAGATGGGCAACGACGATATCATGAACGGGTTTGCAAGCATGAGCATGGACACCAACCAACCTCCACCAGCGACGCAGCAATTAGGCGGAGATCAAAGCAAGAAGAGCAACCAGGATCTACTGGACTTGTTTTGA